One region of Vescimonas fastidiosa genomic DNA includes:
- a CDS encoding helix-turn-helix domain-containing protein, with product MAVSYRKLFHLMIDKGMTNAELMEKGGFSANIITRLKRDNYIALESIERICCALDCGVDDILEFIPNEKEKESHG from the coding sequence ATGGCGGTAAGCTACAGAAAACTGTTCCATCTTATGATTGATAAGGGAATGACCAATGCTGAGCTGATGGAAAAAGGCGGCTTTAGTGCTAACATCATTACCCGATTAAAGCGTGACAACTATATAGCATTAGAGAGCATCGAAAGAATTTGCTGTGCCCTCGATTGTGGCGTTGACGATATTCTGGAATTTATACCGAACGAAAAGGAGAAGGAAAGCCATGGTTGA